The nucleotide sequence ATTCGTTCTGGGTCTACGGGTTTTTCGAGGAAACCAAGCTGCCGCAGGTGAAGGTCGGGGATAAGGCCGATATGCAGTTGATGAGTGGCGAAACCTTGAAAGGGCACGTGGAAAGCATCTCGCGGGGGATCTACGACCGTGATAACCCCGAGAGCCGGGAGTTGATTGCGGATGTGAATCCGACCTTCAACTGGGTGAGGTTGGCGCAGCGGGTGCCGGTGCGGATTCATATTGATGAGGTCCCGGACGGAGTGCTGCTGGCGGCGGGGATTACCTGTACTGTGGTGCTTGAGCCGGCGTTGGACTGAATGTTGGGGTTGCCGTTTTTCGCGAGCAATCCATCCCCTGTAGGAGCGAGCTTGCTCGCGAAGATATTCCAGACGCATCGCTGCGTTGAATGTACGTTTTTCGTGAGCACTCCGTCCCCTGTAGGAGCGAGCTTGCTCGCGAAGGTATTGCAGGCGCATCGCTGCGTTGAATGTACGTTTTTCGCGAGCAAGCTCGCTCCTACAGAGAACAGTGCCAAAAGGATTGGCGTCCATAGCGGCCATCACCGCAGCAATGGATAGGTACTCCACACCCCAAATCACCCTTGGCAATACGTCTCATGCAAATGCCGCCACAACAATCCACCACTGGCTTGCTTCTCGAACACCACAGTAGCGCGACGATCCGTCTGGGTCCCAGTGTCATCAATCTGATGTTCTCGGTAAGTCACGCTAGCGCCTCGCGCATGGCGGTCGATACCGGTCATTTCACTCAGAGTGATTTTCAGCCCCGGCCGCTGGCCGCCCAGGCGCCTGAACAACGCCTGCACCCCAGTCGCATCCACTCGTGCTCCGCTGGACGGTGCGACCATGCTGAAGTCCGGCGAGAAGCGCGCCAGTAGATTTTCCAGCGTGCCCTCGGGCGCAACACCGGCAAACCATTGTTCGATCTCGACGTGGGTCTGAATCACTTCCTCAAAAAAATCACGGTAATCAATCATCGGTGAGGCTCACAGGCTGGGTGTAGCAGTGTCCGTACGCTGGAAGCATCCAGGTGGAGCACCGCAAAGAGTGGCAGCCGTGTCAGGGCTGCCGCTATCTTGAAGGTTATGGCAAAGGAGTCCAAGGTCGAGAACCGCGCACTGAGCAGCGCCGCGCCCAGGTAAACTGGGCGTTTATGCGATGTACCCGGACACCCGAGACTTACCGATGAAGGTGCGGGCGTTGATTGATTTCATGAAGAAGTAACCTCCTGCTCGAGAGCATTACAACGTTTTATTCAGCCCAAAGCGTTTCATCAGCACTTTTTCCAGCACACCCTTGGGCAGCAGCGCGGCCATCAATGGCAATGCCCAGCTGCCGTTGCCCGAGCGCAGCAGGCGCGGTGGCGATTGCTGCTGCACGGCCTTGAGCACTTCTGCGGCAAACACCACGGCTGGCGTCGGCTTGTCCTGGGAAGCCTGACTGCGTGCGCGGATGCTTTCGCGCATTGGCCACCATGGTGATTGTGGATTGATCAACAATTCAGCCTGGGTGCCGGCGTTTTTCGCGAAGTGGGTATCGATAGCGCCAGGCTGCACTTCCATCACCCGCACGCCAAAGGGGGCCAGCTCCATGCGCAGCGCATCGCTCAACGCATGCACGGCGGCCTTGGACGCGCAGTATGCGCCGGCAAACGGGGTTACCAGCACTCCGGAAACGCTGCCGATATTCACCACCAATCCCTGGCGTTGGCGCAGGGCGGGGAACAGCGCCTGGGTCACGCCGACGATGGCAAACACGTTGGTCTCGAACTGTTGCTGCATGGCCTGCGTGCCGCCGTCGAGCAACGGGCCCATCGCGCCATAACCGGCGTTATTGATCAGTACGTCCAGCTCGCCGAGTTGTTCCGCCAGTTGGCGCAGCGCGACGCTGTCGTTGACGTCCAACTGCACCGCGGTAAAACCGGCCGCGGTCAGCGCGGCGACGTCGTCGTCACGTCGGGCGCTGGCCCAGACGTCATAACCGGCGGACTTGAAGGTATCGGCCAGGGCGCGGCCAATACCGCTGGAGCAACCGGTGATCAGTACGTTGGGCATGAAGCCGTCCTTTGTCGATGTCAGTTGGAGAAGCTGCCTTGCAAATGCTCGGCGCGAAACGCCAGGGTTTGCGGGCGATAGCCGGGACGCAGCGGCGGTACCGGCAGGCAGTCTTGCCAGTTGGACCCGGCCTGCAACTCGCCGGGGCCGCGATAACGGGGCGCAGAATAGACATTTTCCGCCAGGTTCACCGTATCGCCCGGTGCATAGGCTGCGACGCGCCAGCGCAGTTCGGTCAGGGGCACATCGGTGCCGTTGTTGAGGGTCAGTTTCAGCGGGCGGTCGGCGGGGCATTCTTCAGGTGCGTAATTGATGCGCAGTTCCAGGCGTGCCAGTTGCGAGGCTTCGCGGTTGTCCAGCCACACCACCCACATCGCGACGAAAGCCAGGCCAACAGCGGCGGCGAGCGATACTGGCAATGCCTTGGCGGGATAGCGCAGCAGCAGAATCAGCCAGGTAATGATCAGTAGAACGCCGAAGAACATGCAGGCAACCTCGCGGATGGATGAACCATCGTACCTGTGCAGAGGCGATGTTGACCATCTGTGAGGTATTGGCGCCGAGCGCTTTCAGGCGTGTGCACAGGCGTGGAACCGATGCATGAGTTTCTGCCACGGAGTAAAAGGAAGCACTATGACCAGGGAATGCCGAGCCTGACTGATCAGGAATCAAGAGGTTTTTATGACAATTTCAGCAACGAGCGGTGCGCCGCTTTCGTCTATCAACACCCTGCAATTCAGAACGCCGAGCAGCTTCTCAGGGCCCGTCGCCCAGTTCTTGATGGGTGTGTGCAATACCCGAACACCGTTCATCATGCAGGCGGGGGACAGGAACCATAAGCCTCAATCGGGCTCCAGCAGCGGCTTTAACTCGAACATGTCAAAATTCGGAACGGCGATGAAAACTGCCGGCGAGTTCGGTATGCATTCAGCTAATAACAAAGTGAAAGTTGCCGGAGCGGCTATGGTCGGGATTGGTCAAGGCATGTCGACGTACTTCGGTTCAAAGAAATAACGCCGCGCTTTAAGCAGCAAGCCCCCGTTCAGCCGGTTGCGGATAGGGGACGCAGTCGGACTGACGGGGGCTTGTTGTACGACACTGTTACTGCGCGATAGTTTTCACCGAAACCCCGCGTTCGATCGGCGTCGAGCGACCATAGATATCTTCAAACCGTTCGATATCGTCTTCGCCCAGGTAGCTGCCCGACTGTACTTCAATGATCTCCAACGGAATTTTACCCGGGTTGCGCAGGCGGTGTACCGAGGCAATCGGGATGTACGTGGATTGGTTTTCCGTGAGCAGGAACACGTTCTCGTCGCAGGTCACTTCGGCGGTGCCGCTGACCACAATCCAGTGTTCGGCGCGGTGGTGGTGCATCTGCAGCGACAGACACGCGCCGGGCTTGACCGAGATGTGCTTGACCTGGAAGCGCCCGCCCATGTCCACCGAATCGTAGGAGCCCCACGGACGGTAGACTTCGCAGTGATTCTGGGTCTCGCTACGGCCCTGTTCGTTGAGGGTGTTGACCATCTGCTTGACGCCCTGGACCTTGTCCTTGTGAGCAATCATCATTGCGTCTTTGGTTTCCACCACCACGATATTGTCCAGGCCGATAACCGACACCAGCTTGCCATTGCCGTGGATCATGCAGTTGCGGCTGTCCTGGATCACCACGTCGCCTTTGCTGACGTTACCGTCGGCATCTTTCTCGTTGACGCTCCATAGCGAAGCCCAGCAACCTACATCGCTCCAGCCGGCGCTCAGTGGTACAACGCAGGCGCGCTGGGTCTTTTCCATCACGGCGTAGTCGATGGAATTGTCCGGGCAGCAGGCGAACGTGGCCTCGTCGAAGGTCACGGTGTCGGCGTCTTGCTGGCTGCGCTCCAGGGTCAGCATGCAGGTGTCGTAGATGTCCGGATCGTGCTTTTTCAGTTCTTCCAGGAAGCGGCTGGCGCGGAACAGGAACATGCCGCTGTTCCAGAAATAACCGCCACTTTTGACAAACTCCACCGCGCGCTTTTCGTCAGGCTTTTCGACGAACTGCTGCACGCGGCTGACGCCTTCTGGCAGCAGCGAATCGTTGGTCGACTTGATGTAGCCATAACCGGTTTCCGGACGCGTGGCCGGTACACCGAACAACACCATCTCGCCACGCTCGGCCGCTACGGTAGCCAGGGCCAGGGCGCGTTGCAGGGCTTTTTGATCGTCCAGTACGTGATCGGCTGGCAGCACCAGCATCAGTTCGTCACGGCCTTCGTTGACCAGCATCATCGCGGTCAGCGCTACGGCCGGCGCGGTGTTGCGACCGAAGGGTTCCATGAGGATGCGCTGGGTGTCGAGTTTACGTGCGCTCAGTTGCTCGTTGACGATGAAACGGTGGTCTTTGTTGCAGACCACGATAGGCGCGTCCATGCCCTCGAACACCAGGCGTTCGAGGGTTTGCTGGAACAGCGTGTGTTCGCCGGTCAGCGCCAGGAACTGCTTGGGAAACTGTTTACGCGAAAGCGGCCAAAGACGTGAGCCGCTACCACCGGAAAGGATTACTGGGATCATGGTGTTTCTCCTTGAATCTGTATGGGTTAGAGCTACTGCGTTCTGTCGTTTCACTCTTGTTTTTGGTCTCGTTCCGGACTGCCCCCTCGGCCCTCTGTAGGCGTGAGCTGGCTCGCGAAAAACCTGAGAGCGGCGCGATGAATCCCGGGCGCTGCGTCATCGTTAACGGTCTTCGCGAGCACGCTCGCTCTTACAGTGGGTTGCGGTCAGTCCGGGAAATGGTTAGCGCGTCGACACCGGGCGCTTGACCCATACTGGCGACAGGTTGGAGCCTTGGCCGGTGACATAGAGCACCGCCGCTTCACCGCGCTCCAGGGCCACAGGCTTCAGGTCACCGACTTTCTTGTCGCCGTCGAACAGCGCCAGGCTGACCTTTACCGGGTTGATTTCACGCTCGCCGCGGCCCTTGGCGGCCACTGCCTTGACCACTTCGGTCTTGCCATCGGCGGTCTTCAGGGTCAGGGACTTGTCACTGAGGTTCTGCACGCGTACCAGGGATTTCTGTTTGTTCTTGAACGGTGGTTCTTCGATCAATTGTGGCTGACCGCTGCCGCTGTTGACCAGGGTGTAGTAATGATCGGCGGCCAGCTTGACCGTCACGGCCTGGCTGCCGACCTTGGCGCTGTAGTCGCCGCCTGGCAGGAAGCTGAACTCACTGCTGCCCAGGGGGGCAACGTCGTTCAGGGCGGTATTGCCGACCGTGGCGCTGACTTCCTGATTGCTGGCGTTGAACAGGCGCACGAAGCTTGAACCTTTCGGCGCGACAGGGCCATAGAGGGCGGCGTCGCCACCGGCGAAGGCGGACATCGACACAACACTCATGCCTGCAACCAGGGCAAGGGTCTTGGCGAGACGACGAGGAGTTTTAGTGAAAGTCATGGTGTACCTCTCTTTCAGTTTTGCGCCCGGTCGGGCGTCTCGGATTTTGTGGTGTTGATTGCCATGTTCTGTTGGCGGGTACCGGCTTGTTTGAGTTGCGCGACCCACTGCGGGTCGGCATCGCCGATTTCGTTGTTCACAGGCAGATAACGTTCAGGAAACTCCCAGACCAGCACCTGCGGCGGGCTGTTCTTGAAGTCGTCGCTTTTCAGGTAGCTGAGCATCGGCAGGATCGGGCCGTGGCCGTCTTCGGAGTAGTTCACCACCTCGCTGCCCAAGGCCTGCTTCAGGGCGCCGACGAAGTTCCAGTTAGGATTGGCGCTGTAGCTGGTGCCCACCAGGGCGACCGGCATTTCGCTGTCGGCGAACAACGCGGCATCACCGGCTGCCTGGGATTGCACCGCGTGGGTCACGCGTTTTTGCAGCGGCTCCTTGGGCGGCATCAGGTTTTCGAACAGCGGGTCCAGCGGCAGAAACAGCCGCAGGTCGCCCTTGTGTGGTGTGGTGGACTCGGCTTCGGTCACAAACCGCTGGGGTTCGCCGCTGAGCAGGGTCTTGGCATTGATCACCTTGGCCAGTTGTCTGGCGGCCACTTCGGCGCCGTCCGGGGTCCAGTGCGTATCGGTGCGCAGGAACACTTGCTGACCGTGGAGCTTGGCTTGTTGCAGCGGGCTAAGCAGGTCGGGAGCGATGATCTTGTCGGCGGCGAGTCGGGCGTGGAAATCCTGGTAAAGACCGGCATGAATACGCGCTGGGCGCACTTCACCCAGATGCTCCGGGTACAGGCGCACCTTGGCCGGGACAATCGCCATCACCAGTTGCACGCCACGCGCCTTGAGGGTCTGGCGTACGCCTTCGACCAACGCGTAGTTGCCTTGCAGGTTCTGCTCGGCGTTGGCGGTGGGGTTGAACTCCTCATCGCTGTACAGCCAGTGATCGCGACCCAGCACCACGCCGGGGCGACCTTCGTTGAACAGCTTGTAGTCCAGCGCGGCCCAGAGGTTGGTGCCGAGGCGCTTGATCGGGAATTCATCGTCGTAATGAGTTTCGACGGCCTTGGCCCAGCGACCATTGAGTACGGTGGCCTCGGCGTTGGTGCTGAAGCCGAAGAAACTGCGTATCGACCAGGCGCCCAATGCCAGCAGCAAGGCCATGAACAGCGCGGTGTAGAGGATGCGTAATGAACGGGTCATGGTCGGCTCCCTCAGAATTGGAAGTAAAGGAACGGCGAGAAGCTTTGCGCCGAAAGTTTGAGAATCGAAGCAACGAACAGCAGCAGGATCAGCGCGCGCATGGCGTAGCGGGGCCAGTCGGCCGTCCAGTAGGCCGGTTGCACGGCGGCGTTGCTGCCGACGCTGAAACCGGGCTCCTGGATGCTGCCGGGGTTGTCGCCCGGGACTGCCTTGATCAGGCTCGGGTCGGCAGGCCGGGTCTTTTCAGCCGGACGATTGCGGTAAAAGTCGCGCAGCCCGAAGAACGCCAGCGTGGCGTACGCCACCACCATGGTTGCCACTTGCAGACCGGTGAGGTTCGCGCGGTTGAGTTCCGACAGCGACCACTCGCCAAAGCTGAACATTGCGCCGTACATGCGACCGGCGACGTGCAGGTTTTCGGCACGGAAGATCACCCAGCCCATCACCACCAGCAGGAAGGTAAAGGCCCAGCGCACTGGATTGAAACTGCGTGGCGAGGTGTTGAGGCCGATGGCTTTTTCAATCGCCAGCCACATGCCGTGCCACGCACCCCAGACGATGTAGGTGATGTTCGCGCCATGCCACAGGCCACCGAGCAACATGGTCAGGAACAGGTTGCGGTAGGTGGTCAGGGTGCCTTTGCGGTTGCCACCCAGGGTGATGTAGAGGTAATCGCGCAGCCAGGTCGAGAGGCTGATGTGCCAGCGCCGCCAGAACTCGGTGATCGATTGGCTTATATAGGGCTGCTTGAAGTTCTCCATGAAGCGGAAACCCATCATCAGGCCCAGGCCGATGGCCATGTCGCTATAGCCGGAGAAGTCGAAATACAGCTGCGCGGTGTACGCCAGCGCGCCGAGCCAGGCATCGCCGGTTGTCGGGTTTTGCAGGGCGAAGCAATGGTCGGCGACCACCGCGAGGGTGTCGGCAATGAATACCTTCTTGATGAACCCCTGCATGAACCGCGTACAGCCCTCGGAGAATTTGTCGAGGGTGTGGGTGCGGTTGTTGAACTGGTCGGCGAGGTCGCGAAAACGCAGGACGGGGCCGGCGATCAGGTGCGGGAAGATCGCCACGAACGCCGCGAAGTCGATCAGGTTGCGGGTCGCAGGTGTGTCGCCACGGTAGACGTCGATGATGTAGCTGATGGACTCGAAAATGTAGAACGAGATGCCGATCGGCAACAGCACATGGGTCAGGATAAACGGCTCCAGGCCCGCCGACTTCATCATCACGTTGATGCTGTCGACGCCGAAGTTGGCGTACTTGAAGTAGCCGAGGATGCACAAGTCAACCGCCACACCGAGCAGCAGCCAGCGTTGCGCGGGTTTGGTGCGAACCCCGGCGGCACCGACCTTGAGGCCGATCCAGTAGTTCCACAGGGTCACCGCGGCGAACAGCGCCAGGAAGTCCACTCGCCACCAGGCGTAGAACACGTAACTGGCAATCAGCAACAGCAGATTGCGATAGCGTTGCCCGCTCAAATAGTACAAGCCGAGAAAGATCGGCAAGAACAGAAACAGGAACACATTGGACGAGAAAACCATCCCGATCTCTCCACGTTATAACCAACAGTCAAGGGCCAACGGCCCCCCCAAACCCCCCGTCGAAACGGGCGGTGGTGTAGCTGGCGGAGGGGTGAGTGTCAGTGAAATCCACCCCTCACCCCCCGCCCTCTCCCCGGAGGGGAGAGGGAGCCGATCCTGGTCGCTTGCGAAAGCTGGGTTCGGCTCGGTATTTCTGCTCGCTTTCGAACCTGAGTCCGACTCGGTATTTCAGGTCGCCGTACCTTGATCCTTCACCTCGGTCAGTCCCCTCTCCCCTCCGGGGAGAGGGTTAGGGTGAGGGGCGGTTTTCAGCCACCCCGCAAATCACGATCCCTTGCCACCTTTCTCATGTGCCGGGTCATAGACCTTGGTCAGGTCTCCACCCAGGCGAAATGTCTTGAACGGCTGCATTTCATGCTTGCGCTCCAACACATCCGGCGCGCAGGTGTAGAGGGTGCAAAATGGTTCGAGCCAGGCGAATTTCGAGTCCTTCTTAAGGTCTTTCATGTCCTGTTCCTCGCCGTTCTTCTGCTCGAAGATCTCCGGGTCTTCAACACCGGCCAGCACGTTTTCGCCGAGACGTTTGAGTGCGCCGTTGTTTTCCTGACGCAGATCCACGCCATTGACCAGGGCAAAGCTGGCGATCATCGACAACGGCGGCAGGGCGTAGTTGTGATACGACAAGGCCCGTTGCTGGCGCTTCAATTCGTTGGGCAGGAAGCCTTGCGCATCCACCTGATTGGCGCCGATCTTGTATTCCTTCACCGCCCAGTCAAACAGGTCACGGCGGTTGGTGGCGACGGAAGTCGCCATCACTGACCAGGCGGCCCAGTACGAGTGGTTGTTGATTTTTTTCAGCGGCAGATTGCTCCAGTCGCTGACCACTTGATCCGCTAGTTTGTTGAACCAGGCCTCGATCAGTTGTGATTCCTGCTGGTGATTGGCCAGCGGACGCGACTCGGAAAACTTCAAGCGCAGATAGGCCGACGCCATGCTGCCCAGCGCCCATTTACGCATCGACTTGCCGGTGTGGTTGAAGTCCTTGGACATCAACGCATCCGCCTTGGCCCATGACACCAGCCAGTTCAAGGTGCACTCCAACTGCTCCGGGCGGCCATCGCGCATGAATTGCATCACGCGTTTGCTGGTGTCTTTTTCCAGCTTGGTGATGTCGGCGGTGCTGTCGCGAAAGGCTTTTTCCGACTGCAGATTCAGGGTCGAACGCGCCTTGTCGGAACCTTCATACTTGCTGCGAAACTGCAGTGGGCCGGTGTAAGGCGTCGGCATTGCATCGCAGCCGTCCTTGAAGTCGCCGGTCTTGAACGCCTCGATCGGCGCGGCGTAGCCCTGGGGCGGGCGCAGTGGCGCGGCGGCGTTCACCGAGCCGGCAAATATCGCCAGGCCCAGCAGTGTTGGAGTCAATAGCTTGTGCATAAGTAATCTCATTGCCCGACCGATGCGGTCTGTTGACCACCGGCGGGGAATACGTTGCGTGTGCAAATTTTCGCTTCGACTTTCTGCGCGGCACCGCCCGCTTCAGGGCCCTGGACTTCCACAGCCAGCAGGTTTTGCGAGGCCCAGTCTTCATCGGTGCGCAGTTCAAAGGCGAAACGCCCGTCTGTCTCGGATGTTTCGGGTTTATCGATCTTGATGTCCTCGTGGCGCCCGTTCATGTACCAGAGGGTGGCTTGCAGGGTTTTTACCGACGGATCGGCGAAGCGAATGTCGACCTGATGATTGCGGTTGCGCAGGTCCATGTTCTTGCTGTTGACCATCAACTCATTCTTGCCGGGCTTGAGGGTGGTGCTGGCGCTCATCTGCGCCGGCTTGCCTTCACAGTCGTTGTCCAGCAGCGACATCATCTGGCGATAGATGGTCTCCTGGTCGAGGCGATACAACGGCGAAAACTCCCAGATCAGGATTTTCGGCGGGCTCTTCTGGAACTCATCGCTGCCCAGGTACTGCAACATCGAGCCTTCCAGGCCACCGCCGGGAAACGCGACGTTCAAAATGTCGGCACCGATTTCTTCCTGAAGAAAGCCGGCGAAGTTGTAGTTCTTGCCGCTGTGACTGGTGCCCACCAGGGTGATCTGCGGGTTGCCCGAGTCGCCGAACAGGTCGCCGTCGCCCGCTTCCCCCTTGGGTTCGGTGGTGAATTGGTCCATGTACTGGATCGCATAGCTGGTGCCGCACAACTGTCCGGCCATGTTGTGCAGGGTGCCGGTCTTGCCCATGCGCCCGGACTTTTTGGTCTCGAACTCGCGCTTGGGAATGTCGGCAAACTCAGGCAACTGTTTGACCTTGGCCGCGACAATTTTTGCCGTGCGCTGGGCGCCATACGGGGTCCAGTGTTGGTCGCCGCGGAAATAGAAATCATGCGCCGGCAACTCATCGGGCAGTTGCTCGTTGGTCAATGGCGACAGGTCCGGCACCACATAGCCCATCTTCGCAAAGCGGCCAAGCATGGATTTGTAGTTGCCCAGCGCCGTGTCGAAATCGAACTTGGCTTTTTCCTCTGGATTGAGCTTGTTGCGGTTCACCAGGCCACGGGTTGGCTGATAGACCAGCACCAGTTCCACACCTTTACTCTTGAACGCGTCGTGCAACTGCTGCAAGCGTTTGTAGCCGGCGGGTGTGGTCTCGAACTGAGTGCGCAGGTCTTCCTGGGTACGGAACAACCAGTCGCCCTGGGCTTGCACCAGGGTGGTGAAGTTTTGCTGGTAGCGCGTGGTGTAGTTTTTCGCGTCATGGGCGGCCGGGCACAGGTTGCAGCACGGCTCGGCGGTAAACGTCGGCGCCGCGACGGTGTCGGCGCGCGCGCCGCTGCTGGCAGCCAGAATGCCGAGGGTCAAACCCGAGAGGCTGAGCAGCTTGATCATGTGTGGGTGCATAAAAGTCATCCTCAGTCCTGCAATTGGGTCTGGCGTTCGACAGGGTCGATCAGCACGGCTTTCTGCTGGCGCACCAGCAGGTCGAGAATTTCATCCTGGCGTTCGCCGAGAATCCCCGAAAAGCTGATGCCGCTGGATTTGGTTGGGGCGAGCATGGATACGCGGTACAGCTCGATGCTCAGCGGCGAGTCGATGGACAGCGGTCCGCTGCCATTGGCGGCCAGTTCGCCGCCGACCACGATCAGCGACACCTGGGCATCGAAGGGGTCCAGGGCGATGTCGCGGTCGGTGTTGGTCAAGTCCTTGATGTGGCCGTAGACGCCGGTCAGTCCGTTGGACATGGCGATGTTTTCGTACAGGCGAATATTCACGCTGTTACGCACGCGGATACCGTGGCGCCGGTTGCTGATCACCTTGTTGCCCCACAGCAGGTTGTCGCCGCTCTCATAGAGCGTGATGCCGTCGGTATGGTTGCGGTAGATCTCGTTGTCGGCGATCAGGTTGTTCACGCTGTTACGGTCGATCACCAGGCCCGAAAGCTTGTTGTCGTAGCTGCGGTTGTTGAAGATGAAGCTGTCGTTCACTTCCCGGGAAATGATGATGCCGTGCTTCTTCTTCGTCCCGTAGACGGTGTTGTCGGCGATGATCAGGCCGTGGGAGCGGTCATGGGGGTCGATGCCGTAGACGATGTTGTCCTTGTAGGTGCTGCCCTTGATCACAAAACCTTCGGTCTCGTAGCAGTAGAAGCCGTACCACATGTCCGAGAATTCGGAGTCGATAATCCAGCCGGTGGGCTCCGCACGCTTCAGCACCTTGGCCATGTTCGGCGTGTATTGGGAAATACTCACGCCGTAGGATTTACTGTTGGCGTAGCCGAAGCTGGCCATCTTGCTGTTGACGATATAGGTCTCGGTGCCGCCCCAGGCCAGCAGGAACGGACGGAATTCCTTCGGTGAGCGGAAGGTCGCCGGGCCATTGCTTTTCTCGCGCCAGCCCGTGATTTTGGTGTCACTCACAAACAACTGGCCATCGTTGACCAGGAACGAACCGGCTTCCTGGGACAGGCGCAGTTCCTGGGTCTGCTTGTCGATTTCGAGGATGCCTTTCTCGCCGACCACGATCGGCAACCTGGCCAGAAATACGCCGGGCGAGGTTTCGCTCAGGTATTGCTTGGGCACTTTCTTGGCCAGATCCTTGAGGTTCAGGTAGCCGTCGTCGATAAAAATCGCTTGGGGAATGCCATGTTGGCGCACCACCCATTCGGCCATTTTGTTGTCGCCACCGATAAAGTCCTTGAGGGCAGACTCCTGCATCATCCGGCGCACGCTGACCTTGCCGGGCTTGCTGCGGACAATTTTTGCCGCGGCGGCCTCGGCGGTATAACCCGACAAGTCCGGCAGCGCCGGCTTGGCCATCTCCAGCGGCGCGGTGGGCGGGCTGGTGATGGTGTAGGTCTTGGCGTGTTGCAGCTCTTTGGCGGTGATCGGCGCTTTGACTGCTGGCTCAACATTGGCCATGGCCGAAGTGCTGGCGAGCAGCATCGCTGCGACCAGCAGGCTGACCGAGCCTTTGAGGGCTGGAGAATTCATTGCGCAGGCTCCCATCAGAAGCGCCAGATCACGTCGACAAAGGCGCGGTGCATGTACGAGTCGACTTGCTTGCCGTAGGCATCGCCCGGTTTGAACACACCACCACGCAAACGCACCAGGGCCGAAGGCTCGTCAATCGACTGGCTGAGGGCGGCGGGTAGCAGGCCGTTCTTGAAGTACTTGGTCACCACCAGATCCATTTCCTGACCGAGGTCCTTCTTGCCGTCTTCAAGGGGCAGGGAGGTGCTGGACAGGATCGCGCCGGTCGGGTCTGTGGTGTTTTCGATCGCATCGATGCCGTTGCTGCCGACGGGCTTGTTGCCGTCGACACGCCAGAACTTGTGATACACCAGGCTGGCGTCGTACTCGTGGTTCAGTTGCCATGAACCGAACAGACTCATGGACTGCAGGTTGTTCATCTCGCCACGAAATGCCTCGCCGAAACGGTGGAGGCGTGAGCGTGTGCCGGTGAAGTTCGAACGGTTGCTTTGCAGGCCGTTCTGCTCATAGTCCGCGCTGGCACGGGCATAGGCCGCACCCACTTGCCACTGCGGATCAAGGCGCAGGCGTACCCCGAGGTCGGTGGCCCAGCCGTCGACATCGGTGTTGCGCTTGGCATTGGTGGGGCGGGAGCCGTCGGCGTTCAGCGCGTTGACATTACTGCGCTCGCCCTGCATGCCGGTGACGCTCGCCCAGTAGTTGAGCGTGTTGGTGTTGCGCCAGTTATAGGCATCACTGTTGGCTTCGATGCCGAGCCAGGTCAGATCGCCATTTTCGCGCTTGTCCAGCGAATCGGCGGCCACACCCGGTTGCGGGTAGTCGAGCTTGCCATTGTCGTGGGAGTGATGGGCGCGCAGGCCAACCCAATGACCGGGTGTCCACTGGTAGGCCGCATCGGCGTAGAAGTGCTGGCGATCCTTGTCCTCGGGGGACAGCTCCTTGAGGTCGGTGCGGTATTCGCTGAAACGCTCGGCGGCGCCGATATTGGCCTTGAGCAATGTGGTGTCGAAGGTCCAGTTCAGCGCTTCGATATTGGTGTCGCGCCATTGACCATCGTCGTTGCGCAGGCGCTGGCGGCCGAACTTGAGGACCTCGCCGGGGTAGGGCGTGAAACCGCTGTAGCCGACCCAGAACTCACGCAGGGCCAGGTAGTTTTTCTTGGTCTTGCGGTCGTCATTGC is from Pseudomonas mucidolens and encodes:
- a CDS encoding alginate export family protein; amino-acid sequence: MKLNPFVKAGIGLTFALLWSCPTLAALTEDQNFGLDVKITGQSEDDRDLGTQDDGDVNGIGLDVRPWIYGERGNWSAFAMGQAVTSSDIIETDTLQQSDGDSTEQSSNDDRKTKKNYLALREFWVGYSGFTPYPGEVLKFGRQRLRNDDGQWRDTNIEALNWTFDTTLLKANIGAAERFSEYRTDLKELSPEDKDRQHFYADAAYQWTPGHWVGLRAHHSHDNGKLDYPQPGVAADSLDKRENGDLTWLGIEANSDAYNWRNTNTLNYWASVTGMQGERSNVNALNADGSRPTNAKRNTDVDGWATDLGVRLRLDPQWQVGAAYARASADYEQNGLQSNRSNFTGTRSRLHRFGEAFRGEMNNLQSMSLFGSWQLNHEYDASLVYHKFWRVDGNKPVGSNGIDAIENTTDPTGAILSSTSLPLEDGKKDLGQEMDLVVTKYFKNGLLPAALSQSIDEPSALVRLRGGVFKPGDAYGKQVDSYMHRAFVDVIWRF